CAGTTCCGGATTCGCACCGGATTCCCTGGCCCAGGTGTGGGTTTGACTGGCTTGCGCAAGTTATCACGCGGCTTGATGGGCCCGGCCCGCCGCCTTACGGGCCGGGCGTGGACGTCGGCGCGGGCCGCGGCTCACCCCGGTACGTACCGAAGGACCAGCGGTTGCCCTCCGGGTCCTCGATGCCGAATTCGCGGCTTCCGTAGGGCTTGTCCTCGATCTCACCGGTGACCTTCACGCCGGCCTCCACGAGTCGTCGGTACAGGTCGTCCACGTGGTCGGTGACGACGTAGGCGCCCGCACCGCCGGGCCTGCCGCAGGTGGCCTCGTCGGCCGGGTCGTACGAGCCGAGCATGACGCCGCCGCCCTCGGGCCAGTCGAGCTGGGCGTGGGCGACGCGGCCCTCGTCCTCATAGACGGCGGTCCGCAGGAAGCCGACGGTGCCGACGAGGAAGTCGATCAGGGCGGGGGCGTCCTGCGCCCGGAGGCCCGGCCAGATCGCCGGGGCGGGCGTGCTGAGCTGCTGTTCTGTCGTGGTGTTCCGGTTGGTGTCCATGCCTCTACTCTTCGCTCCTGGCGTGCGCCCCGGCTTGGATATTCCGGCACTCTTCGGCCAGCCAGCGGGTGGGGGTCTCGCCGGTGTACTGCCGGAAGTCGCGTACGAGGTGGGAGTGGTCGTAGTACCCGGTGTCGGCCGCGACCCCGGCCAGGTCCGGCGGGGCGCCCGCCGCGACGGCGCGGGTCACGGTGGCCTTGGCGTGCTGGAAGCGCATCAGGCGGGCGGCCTGTTTGGGGGTGAGTCCCGTCTCGGCGCGGAACAGCGCGGTCATCCTGCGTTCGCTGAGCGCGACGTGCCGGGAGAGGCCGCCGAGGGTGCCCGCGCCCCGGTGCCTGGCCAGCCACGCCCATGCCTCCGCGACCTCGGGGCGGACGGATCCGGCGGCGCGGTCCGTAGCCGCGCGCCGCC
The sequence above is a segment of the Streptomyces sp. Je 1-369 genome. Coding sequences within it:
- a CDS encoding VOC family protein translates to MDTNRNTTTEQQLSTPAPAIWPGLRAQDAPALIDFLVGTVGFLRTAVYEDEGRVAHAQLDWPEGGGVMLGSYDPADEATCGRPGGAGAYVVTDHVDDLYRRLVEAGVKVTGEIEDKPYGSREFGIEDPEGNRWSFGTYRGEPRPAPTSTPGP